A stretch of the Clostridium fungisolvens genome encodes the following:
- a CDS encoding tellurite resistance TerB family protein → MFLNELSKKESILFINLVKNLANVDKVFSKKEEQLISDYLEELSLNSSEVDSLSFDETIKALSSSASKTQNIIYFELVGLALVDGLYSREETAFLSKVADAFNINEAKQTSFLNFFKDIKDLYEITVIDYESKISELKSRISELLV, encoded by the coding sequence ATGTTTTTAAACGAATTATCAAAGAAAGAATCAATACTATTTATTAATCTAGTTAAGAATCTAGCAAATGTAGACAAAGTATTTTCGAAAAAAGAAGAACAGCTAATATCCGATTACCTAGAAGAACTTTCTTTAAACAGCTCAGAGGTGGATTCATTATCCTTTGACGAAACCATAAAAGCTTTATCTTCTTCTGCTTCAAAAACTCAAAATATAATATATTTTGAATTAGTTGGACTTGCTCTTGTAGACGGCTTGTACTCTCGAGAAGAAACTGCCTTTTTATCTAAGGTGGCTGATGCTTTTAATATTAATGAAGCGAAACAAACTTCTTTCCTTAACTTTTTTAAGGATATAAAGGATTTATATGAAATAACAGTTATAGATTATGAAAGTAAAATCTCTGAGTTAAAGAGTAGGATATCAGAACTGTTGGTTTAA
- a CDS encoding ferredoxin hydrogenase, with translation MKNIILNGNAVQVNEDMTILKLARDNGIDVSTLCFLKDCNDVGNCGVCVVEIEGRDELATSCNTYVEDGMVITTNSERVQNHIKERVSTMLDRHEFKCGPCKRRENCEFLKLVIKTKAKASKPFVVADKSEYVDDRSASLVIDRTKCVLCGRCVAKCEKKTGTSSIQFVEKDGQKVIGNESGKCFDDTNCLLCGQCIIACPVDALSEKLHIDRVKEALADPEKHVIVAMAPSVRTSLGELFNMGFGVDVTGKAYTALRNLGFDKVFDINFGADMTIMEEATELIQRIEANGPFPMFTSCCPGWVRQVENYFPDMLGNLSSAKSPQQIFGTATKTYYPEIAGLDPKNVFTVTVMPCTSKKAEADRPEMEINGLRQIDAVLTVREIAKMIKEVKMNFAALEDGIADPAMGEYTGAGTIFGATGGVMEAALRTAKDFVEKKDLENVDYEMVRGLQGIKEATVEIGGNNYNVAVINGAANLFEFMKSDRMKEKEYHFIEVMACEGGCVNGGGQPHVSSATLETVDIKAVRASVLYNEDKGMKKRKSHENVALLKMYETYMGTPGEGRAHHLLHHKYTPKTK, from the coding sequence ATGAAAAATATAATATTAAACGGTAATGCTGTACAAGTAAATGAAGATATGACAATCCTAAAACTTGCTAGAGATAACGGAATAGATGTATCAACACTTTGCTTTTTAAAAGATTGTAACGATGTTGGTAATTGTGGAGTATGTGTAGTTGAAATCGAAGGAAGAGATGAACTAGCAACTTCTTGTAATACATATGTAGAAGACGGAATGGTTATAACAACTAATTCTGAAAGAGTTCAAAACCACATAAAAGAAAGAGTATCAACTATGCTTGATAGACATGAATTCAAATGTGGACCTTGTAAGAGAAGAGAAAACTGTGAATTCTTAAAGTTAGTAATTAAGACTAAAGCAAAAGCATCTAAACCATTCGTAGTGGCTGATAAGTCAGAATACGTTGATGATAGAAGTGCTTCACTTGTAATTGATAGAACTAAATGTGTACTTTGCGGTAGATGTGTTGCTAAGTGTGAGAAGAAGACTGGAACAAGCTCAATACAGTTTGTTGAAAAAGATGGACAAAAGGTTATAGGAAATGAAAGCGGTAAATGCTTTGATGACACTAATTGCTTATTATGTGGACAATGTATTATAGCTTGCCCAGTAGATGCATTATCAGAGAAACTTCATATTGATAGAGTTAAAGAAGCTTTAGCTGATCCAGAAAAGCACGTTATAGTTGCTATGGCTCCATCTGTAAGAACTTCTTTAGGTGAATTATTTAATATGGGATTTGGAGTAGATGTAACAGGAAAAGCTTATACAGCTTTAAGAAACTTAGGTTTTGACAAAGTATTTGATATAAACTTTGGAGCTGACATGACAATCATGGAAGAAGCTACAGAATTAATTCAAAGAATAGAAGCTAACGGTCCATTCCCAATGTTTACTTCTTGCTGCCCAGGTTGGGTTAGACAAGTTGAGAACTATTTCCCAGATATGCTTGGAAATCTTTCATCAGCTAAGTCACCACAACAAATCTTTGGTACAGCAACTAAGACATACTATCCAGAAATAGCAGGCTTAGATCCTAAGAATGTATTTACTGTAACTGTTATGCCATGTACATCAAAGAAAGCTGAAGCTGATAGACCAGAAATGGAAATCAACGGTCTTAGACAAATTGATGCAGTTTTAACTGTAAGAGAAATTGCTAAGATGATAAAAGAAGTTAAGATGAATTTCGCAGCACTTGAAGATGGTATAGCTGATCCAGCTATGGGAGAATACACTGGTGCTGGTACTATATTCGGAGCAACAGGCGGAGTTATGGAAGCAGCATTAAGAACTGCTAAGGACTTTGTTGAAAAGAAAGATCTTGAAAATGTTGATTACGAAATGGTAAGAGGTTTACAGGGAATAAAAGAAGCTACAGTTGAAATTGGCGGAAACAACTACAATGTTGCTGTAATCAATGGAGCTGCTAACTTATTCGAATTTATGAAGTCTGACAGAATGAAAGAAAAAGAATATCACTTCATAGAAGTTATGGCTTGTGAAGGTGGTTGTGTAAACGGTGGTGGACAACCTCATGTTAGCTCAGCTACATTAGAGACTGTTGACATAAAGGCTGTAAGAGCATCTGTGCTTTATAATGAAGATAAGGGTATGAAGAAGAGAAAGTCTCATGAAAATGTTGCATTATTAAAGATGTACGAAACTTACATGGGAACTCCAGGCGAAGGAAGAGCACATCATTTACTTCACCACAAATATACACCTAAAACAAAGTAA
- a CDS encoding GNAT family N-acetyltransferase: protein MKVLLKGENIKLGSIKDEDFTYINSWYDDSDFLRYYDMVPSIPKGEKEVQEVFEEFKGTQERMIFAIRDVSSNEIIGVIGFDDIIWTNRVATLFIGIGNIKYRNKGLGKEAIRLLIDFGFSELNLHRIQLNVLAYNISAIKLYESVGFRREGEYREFILRDYKRYSMYLYGLLKDEWVERSKV from the coding sequence ATGAAAGTGCTACTAAAAGGCGAAAATATAAAGCTTGGTTCAATTAAAGATGAAGATTTTACTTACATTAATTCATGGTATGATGATTCGGATTTTTTGAGATATTATGATATGGTTCCTTCGATTCCAAAGGGAGAAAAAGAGGTTCAGGAAGTATTTGAAGAATTTAAAGGAACTCAGGAGAGAATGATATTTGCTATAAGGGATGTTTCCTCTAATGAGATAATTGGTGTGATAGGCTTTGATGATATAATATGGACTAATAGAGTAGCAACACTGTTTATAGGTATAGGAAATATAAAATATAGAAATAAAGGTCTTGGAAAAGAGGCTATAAGGCTTTTAATAGATTTTGGATTTTCAGAACTTAATCTTCATAGGATTCAATTAAATGTATTGGCTTACAATATAAGTGCTATAAAATTGTATGAATCCGTTGGGTTTAGAAGAGAGGGAGAGTATAGAGAGTTTATACTGAGGGATTACAAAAGATATTCTATGTATCTATACGGCTTATTAAAAGATGAGTGGGTAGAGAGAAGTAAAGTTTAA
- a CDS encoding DUF4003 family protein: MNSLVADRTNLMIDNFHKLKHGFRWEANLVKHFIAMSLAIDNRKSEMDNLLRIRDYIRSHTSWVSYFRGTNELILVNLLSGEENYPDVFNNVQAAYELMKRNGFRSSPYLPMAAYVIASTSEKAQWNKNVERMIKFYEGMKKNHFWITSPDDYVYAAILATTDFDIEETLNKIEKYYDVLNKDGFYKGNALQTLSHILALSEGNVEDNCRRTIALYKKLKGEKCKLRYDALATLGLLALVSTDVDTLVSEIKEVYDYIHSVDGYGFWSLDTSNRTMIAASIVSSYYIDNIKNGILQISVGNSINAILIAQQQAAAAAACAAAASASAASS, from the coding sequence ATGAATTCGTTAGTAGCAGATAGAACTAACTTAATGATCGATAATTTTCATAAATTAAAACATGGATTTAGGTGGGAAGCTAACTTAGTTAAGCACTTCATAGCTATGTCACTTGCTATAGATAACAGAAAATCTGAGATGGACAATTTATTAAGGATAAGAGATTATATAAGGTCGCATACTAGTTGGGTATCATATTTTAGAGGTACAAATGAATTGATTCTTGTGAATTTATTATCTGGTGAGGAAAATTATCCAGACGTGTTTAATAATGTTCAAGCTGCATATGAACTTATGAAACGTAATGGTTTTAGAAGTAGCCCATATCTGCCTATGGCAGCTTATGTAATAGCTTCTACTTCTGAAAAAGCTCAGTGGAATAAAAATGTAGAAAGAATGATAAAATTTTATGAAGGCATGAAGAAAAACCACTTTTGGATAACATCGCCTGATGATTATGTTTATGCTGCAATATTAGCAACCACAGATTTTGATATTGAAGAGACTTTAAATAAAATAGAAAAGTATTATGATGTATTGAACAAAGATGGATTTTACAAAGGAAATGCCTTGCAAACATTATCTCACATACTAGCCTTGAGTGAAGGTAATGTAGAAGATAACTGTAGGAGAACGATAGCTTTATATAAAAAACTAAAAGGTGAAAAATGTAAGCTTAGGTATGATGCGTTAGCAACTTTAGGGCTTCTTGCATTAGTGTCTACTGATGTTGATACATTAGTTTCTGAAATAAAAGAAGTTTATGATTATATACATTCGGTAGATGGATATGGGTTTTGGAGCTTGGATACATCAAATAGAACTATGATTGCAGCAAGTATAGTATCTAGCTACTATATAGACAATATAAAGAATGGTATTTTACAGATATCAGTAGGAAATAGTATAAATGCTATATTGATAGCTCAGCAACAAGCTGCAGCTGCTGCAGCTTGCGCAGCCGCAGCTAGTGCATCAGCAGCATCTAGCTAA
- a CDS encoding DUF2156 domain-containing protein — MIQFKTLELSDKDIFQKYLKDYKFSTYEYSYLTLYLWKNLFKVEFGFFDGALIIKKTENHTGTYFMEPIGYTNDNLKSIINELINIKKEDSNIKTLFRDIEENFLIKLKELYGEELTIEEDEDNFDYIYETEKLATLSGKKLHSKKNKYNQFIKSYCYEIRDIRDEKVVEDCIAFETKWNIEKDQLDEQLVIEEQGVKEVLENLESLNAIGIAVYVDDEIAGFTIGEIVNDDMAIIHIEKGNIDYQGIYAFINRSFVNEYLGNIKYINREEDRGIAGLRKAKLAYQPIRLERKYIVNI, encoded by the coding sequence ATGATACAGTTCAAAACATTAGAGCTTAGTGATAAGGATATATTTCAAAAGTATTTAAAAGATTACAAGTTTTCAACTTATGAATATTCATATTTAACTTTATATTTATGGAAAAACCTGTTTAAGGTTGAATTTGGATTTTTCGATGGAGCGTTAATTATAAAGAAGACGGAAAATCATACAGGCACATATTTTATGGAGCCTATTGGTTATACAAATGATAATCTGAAGTCTATAATTAATGAATTAATAAATATAAAGAAAGAAGATTCTAATATTAAAACTCTTTTTAGAGATATTGAAGAGAACTTTCTAATAAAATTAAAAGAATTATATGGAGAAGAGCTAACTATAGAAGAAGATGAGGATAATTTCGATTATATATATGAAACTGAAAAGTTAGCTACACTATCAGGAAAAAAGCTTCATAGCAAAAAAAACAAATATAATCAGTTTATAAAAAGCTACTGCTATGAAATAAGAGATATAAGAGACGAGAAGGTAGTAGAAGATTGTATAGCCTTCGAAACAAAGTGGAATATAGAAAAAGATCAATTAGATGAGCAATTAGTAATAGAAGAGCAGGGTGTAAAAGAGGTACTAGAAAATCTTGAATCCTTAAACGCTATAGGTATAGCTGTTTATGTTGATGATGAAATTGCTGGATTTACTATAGGTGAGATTGTAAATGATGATATGGCAATTATACACATTGAAAAGGGGAATATAGATTATCAAGGGATTTATGCATTTATAAATAGGTCTTTTGTGAATGAGTATTTAGGTAATATAAAATATATAAACAGAGAAGAAGATAGAGGTATTGCAGGACTTAGGAAAGCAAAGCTAGCTTATCAACCAATAAGACTTGAAAGGAAATATATTGTTAATATATAG
- a CDS encoding VIT and vWA domain-containing protein, which yields MMSLSDVTVERLSINGHICGEFVEFTLSQSFKNNTGKTIDGEYAFPMTETGVLTGLEVRIGDRILESVVEGKADVQKIYSDALLDGINPLKLESYENNLYKLTIKDILPSELVKIKVSYMDHMPYEDDGYSLVLPKIISNGLIPNKFYFSIIVKSMGEMLIESSSHKINIEREDETLCKITLEDGELLDRDFILDLTEKCPIEASGMYYTVDEEKEESILYLSIFPKLDEEINDSGNNYMFILDKSNSMMGEKLEQGKNALQLCLRNLDDNDTFNIIAFDEEILIFSEQGKVPYTQENLRKASEFINSLSPSSEEENLIEALKIALNEKNKQGDSTILLFTDDNVEDEEEDIILNYVKENIGDNRIFPFGMDTSVNSYFINKIAEIGYGKPEFIYYDEKIEDLVVRQFSRINSPQIDVLKIDWGNLEVLRTYPRSIEYLYDREQFSIFALVKGAIEGNISIIGKVGEEDYSVTINMDSFDLEENVDLIRKAWSRMRIESISERMRGERGEIAESMRHKIIEISKESGILSEETELLMVESFQEPVLGAIIRKTVPLIVSEEALKDFASGYFIDSPRFLYNTSEKLNKSKPKVEVNKEISRNQLLKLIARNQFAEGSFDNSEESTLYDRIENTCLSLIAFGLGKEDLNLYNKQIDKGIKYVARTLTDVEELLDENLCMLTLSTFKAVEKKGLLRSKTEQDVVEAVNVIKDVIKYNEYSALEGLMKLNRFDIITEISISFIASEAIDSEQLFENIQHNLKENIRDVAKYAILKLI from the coding sequence ATGATGAGCTTAAGTGATGTAACAGTAGAAAGATTGAGTATTAATGGTCATATATGCGGTGAATTTGTAGAGTTCACATTATCTCAATCATTTAAAAATAACACTGGAAAAACAATAGATGGAGAATATGCTTTTCCAATGACTGAAACCGGTGTGTTAACTGGATTAGAGGTTAGAATAGGAGATAGAATTTTAGAGTCTGTTGTTGAAGGGAAAGCTGATGTACAGAAAATTTATAGTGATGCACTTCTTGATGGGATTAACCCCCTCAAATTAGAAAGTTATGAGAATAATTTATATAAACTAACTATAAAAGATATACTGCCAAGTGAACTAGTAAAAATAAAAGTATCTTATATGGATCATATGCCATATGAGGATGATGGGTATAGCTTAGTGCTTCCTAAAATAATTAGCAACGGATTAATCCCTAATAAGTTTTATTTTAGTATAATAGTTAAATCTATGGGGGAGATGCTTATAGAATCATCTTCACATAAAATAAATATAGAAAGAGAAGATGAGACTTTATGTAAGATAACTCTTGAAGATGGAGAACTCTTAGATAGAGATTTTATACTTGATCTAACAGAAAAATGTCCTATAGAAGCAAGTGGTATGTATTATACCGTCGATGAAGAAAAAGAAGAATCGATACTTTACTTAAGTATTTTTCCGAAACTTGATGAAGAAATAAATGATAGTGGAAATAATTATATGTTCATTTTAGATAAATCAAACTCTATGATGGGAGAAAAGCTAGAGCAAGGAAAGAATGCCCTTCAGCTTTGTTTAAGAAATCTAGATGACAATGATACCTTTAATATTATAGCTTTTGATGAGGAAATTTTAATTTTTTCAGAGCAAGGGAAGGTACCATATACTCAAGAAAACTTAAGAAAAGCTAGTGAATTTATTAATTCGCTTTCACCAAGTAGTGAGGAAGAAAACTTGATTGAAGCCTTAAAGATAGCTTTAAATGAAAAAAATAAGCAGGGTGATTCTACGATTCTTTTATTTACAGATGATAATGTAGAGGATGAAGAAGAGGACATTATCTTAAATTATGTAAAAGAAAATATTGGTGATAACAGAATATTCCCATTTGGTATGGACACATCCGTAAATAGTTACTTCATAAATAAAATTGCTGAGATAGGTTATGGAAAGCCAGAATTCATTTATTATGATGAAAAAATTGAAGATTTGGTAGTAAGACAATTTAGCAGAATCAATAGTCCTCAGATAGATGTATTAAAAATTGATTGGGGAAATTTAGAGGTTTTAAGGACTTATCCAAGAAGTATTGAGTATCTATACGATAGAGAACAGTTCTCCATATTCGCACTGGTTAAGGGAGCGATTGAAGGGAATATAAGTATAATAGGGAAAGTTGGAGAAGAAGATTATAGTGTTACTATAAACATGGACTCTTTTGACTTAGAAGAAAATGTAGATCTTATCAGAAAAGCCTGGAGTAGAATGCGTATAGAATCTATAAGTGAGAGAATGAGGGGCGAGCGTGGAGAAATTGCTGAGTCAATGAGGCATAAGATAATAGAAATATCTAAAGAGAGTGGAATATTAAGTGAAGAAACAGAACTTCTTATGGTAGAAAGCTTCCAAGAACCAGTGTTAGGAGCAATAATTAGGAAGACAGTTCCTCTTATAGTTTCTGAAGAGGCACTGAAAGATTTTGCTAGTGGATATTTTATAGATTCACCACGTTTCCTTTATAATACATCTGAAAAATTGAATAAGAGTAAACCTAAGGTTGAAGTAAACAAAGAAATTTCAAGAAATCAATTATTAAAGCTTATAGCTAGGAATCAGTTTGCAGAAGGATCATTTGATAATTCAGAAGAAAGCACTTTATACGATAGAATAGAAAATACTTGTTTATCATTGATTGCTTTTGGTCTAGGAAAGGAAGATTTAAATCTTTATAACAAGCAAATTGATAAAGGTATAAAGTATGTGGCTCGAACCTTAACTGATGTTGAAGAGTTATTAGATGAGAACCTTTGTATGCTTACATTAAGTACATTTAAGGCTGTTGAGAAAAAAGGATTATTAAGATCGAAGACTGAACAAGATGTAGTTGAAGCTGTGAATGTAATCAAGGATGTAATCAAATATAACGAATACTCTGCATTAGAGGGACTAATGAAACTTAATAGATTCGATATAATTACTGAAATTTCAATAAGTTTTATAGCCTCAGAAGCTATTGATAGTGAGCAATTGTTTGAAAATATACAACACAATTTAAAAGAAAATATAAGAGATGTGGCTAAATATGCTATATTAAAGTTAATATAA
- the rpsD gene encoding 30S ribosomal protein S4, with the protein MARSMGPRFKVARRLGVNVFNHPKALNRGIKKQKLSEYGEQLLEKQKLKAYYGVLEKQFRRYVFEAMSSKEKSEVVLIQRLEMRLDNIVYRMGFGSTLRQSRQMVTHGHIRVNGQKVDIPSYKLKVGDVISLKEASKKTDMFVENFNSILPSVNYIEKDIESLSGTIKNMPNIEDIPVDVKFPKIIEFYSKN; encoded by the coding sequence ATGGCAAGATCAATGGGACCAAGATTTAAGGTTGCGAGACGACTTGGTGTAAATGTATTTAATCACCCTAAAGCTTTAAATAGGGGGATAAAGAAACAAAAGTTATCCGAATACGGAGAACAACTTTTAGAAAAGCAAAAGCTAAAAGCATATTATGGTGTACTAGAAAAACAGTTCAGAAGATATGTGTTTGAAGCTATGAGTTCAAAAGAAAAATCTGAAGTCGTTCTGATTCAAAGATTAGAAATGAGATTAGATAATATAGTCTATAGAATGGGCTTCGGTTCAACCTTAAGACAATCAAGACAAATGGTAACTCATGGACACATAAGGGTTAATGGTCAAAAGGTAGACATCCCTTCTTATAAGCTAAAAGTAGGTGACGTAATTTCACTTAAAGAAGCTTCCAAGAAGACTGATATGTTTGTTGAAAACTTTAATTCTATATTACCTTCTGTGAACTATATAGAAAAAGATATTGAATCTTTAAGTGGTACTATAAAAAACATGCCAAACATTGAAGACATCCCTGTAGACGTAAAATTCCCGAAAATAATAGAATTTTACTCAAAGAACTAA
- a CDS encoding ribonuclease Z, whose amino-acid sequence MLDVAFLGCGGTMPMPERFLASMFLKYNGRKILIDCGEGTQVAMKRLGWGFKSIDIICITHFHGDHILGLPGLLATISNSGRVEPIYIIGPAGLYEVMNGLKVVIPYLAFEVFIIENPKDSILVDFEKDKAVLFQNDINTLSEEKQEPKGQVEIRTTELDHSSPCIGYSFYIRRTPKFDVEKAIENQVPKVLWSKLQKNEPQDFEGKTYTPSMVLAEERKGLKISYITDTRPVESIRGFVEGSDLLVCEGTYGADEDIEKAMKNKHMTFRESATIAKEADVHELIITHYSPSMMNPGEYIENAVNVFTNTSLAYDGAVKTINFKEN is encoded by the coding sequence ATGTTAGATGTAGCATTTTTAGGATGTGGAGGCACTATGCCAATGCCTGAACGTTTTCTGGCTTCAATGTTCTTAAAATACAACGGTAGGAAGATACTTATTGATTGTGGTGAAGGAACTCAGGTCGCTATGAAAAGGTTGGGGTGGGGATTTAAATCAATAGATATAATTTGTATAACTCATTTTCATGGAGACCATATACTTGGACTACCAGGACTTTTAGCAACTATAAGTAATAGTGGTAGAGTAGAACCTATCTATATAATAGGGCCCGCAGGTCTATATGAAGTTATGAATGGACTAAAAGTAGTTATTCCATACTTAGCTTTTGAAGTTTTTATTATTGAGAACCCAAAAGACTCTATACTAGTAGATTTTGAAAAAGACAAAGCAGTTCTATTTCAAAATGATATAAATACATTATCAGAAGAAAAACAAGAACCTAAAGGTCAAGTAGAAATAAGGACAACAGAACTGGATCACTCTAGTCCATGTATTGGTTATAGTTTTTATATTAGAAGAACTCCTAAGTTTGATGTAGAAAAAGCTATTGAAAATCAAGTGCCTAAAGTGCTATGGAGTAAATTGCAAAAAAATGAGCCACAAGATTTTGAAGGAAAGACATACACCCCTTCTATGGTGTTAGCTGAAGAGAGGAAAGGACTAAAGATAAGCTATATAACAGATACAAGACCAGTAGAAAGCATAAGAGGATTTGTTGAAGGTAGTGATCTATTAGTATGTGAGGGGACCTATGGAGCTGATGAAGATATAGAAAAAGCTATGAAAAATAAACATATGACCTTTAGAGAAAGTGCAACTATTGCTAAGGAAGCAGATGTTCATGAGCTTATTATAACTCACTATAGTCCTTCTATGATGAATCCGGGAGAATATATTGAGAATGCTGTTAATGTTTTTACGAATACATCCTTGGCTTATGATGGAGCAGTAAAAACAATAAATTTTAAAGAAAATTAA
- a CDS encoding DegV family protein, giving the protein MSIKIITDSTSYIPEDLIKKYDISVCSLNVIFQGQSYNETTMDRTAFYEEILISNEIPTSSQPGLEDLYKIFEKEVLKKNSIVGVFLSSEMSGTYSSANLVKEMILDKYPDAKIEILDSESNCMQMGYAVLAAAKASYEGKSMEEIVAAVENMKLRSRFLFVPNTLEYLKKGGRIGGASALIGAFLKIHPILTVENGKTSIFAKVRTKKRAIDTIVEAFRKDIDRNNLGEVVVHHINSEVEGKELAKTIEEIVKTKVQLCDIGPVIGLHVGPATVGLAYYTENPLR; this is encoded by the coding sequence TTGAGTATAAAAATAATAACAGACAGTACATCATATATACCGGAGGACTTAATTAAAAAGTATGATATTTCTGTATGTTCATTAAATGTAATATTTCAAGGACAAAGTTATAATGAAACAACTATGGATAGGACAGCTTTTTACGAAGAAATATTAATATCTAATGAAATACCAACATCTTCTCAACCAGGGTTGGAAGATCTTTATAAAATTTTTGAAAAAGAAGTTTTGAAGAAAAACTCAATAGTAGGGGTGTTTTTATCATCTGAAATGAGTGGTACATATTCAAGTGCAAATCTTGTGAAAGAAATGATATTGGACAAATACCCTGATGCTAAAATAGAGATCCTGGATTCTGAGTCAAATTGCATGCAGATGGGATATGCAGTACTTGCAGCAGCAAAGGCTTCTTATGAAGGAAAATCAATGGAGGAGATAGTAGCTGCAGTAGAGAACATGAAACTCAGAAGCAGATTTTTATTTGTCCCTAATACATTAGAATACCTAAAAAAAGGCGGTAGAATAGGTGGTGCTTCTGCATTAATAGGTGCATTTTTGAAGATACATCCTATACTTACTGTTGAGAATGGAAAAACTTCAATATTTGCAAAAGTAAGGACAAAGAAGAGAGCTATAGACACAATTGTTGAAGCTTTTAGAAAAGATATAGATAGAAATAACTTAGGTGAAGTAGTTGTGCATCACATAAATTCGGAAGTAGAAGGAAAAGAACTAGCAAAAACTATAGAAGAAATAGTAAAAACAAAAGTACAGTTATGTGATATAGGACCAGTGATAGGATTGCATGTAGGTCCAGCAACAGTAGGTCTAGCTTATTACACTGAGAATCCGCTTAGATAA
- a CDS encoding Gfo/Idh/MocA family protein: MKSLKWAILGPGLIAKDFAAAITEVNGEIYAVGSRSYDRAEAFANQYGISKAYENYEEMLKDEVIDVVYISTPHSNHYEYIMMALKYNKHVICEKAIVLNGSQLKNIIALAKEKNLVVAEAMTIYHMPLFKKLKNLINEGAIGQLKMINVSFGSCKEYDITNRFFNKELAGGALFDIGSYALSLTRMFLSEQPDVVMTTVKKFETGVDEQSGIILKNSKDEMAVVTLTMRAKLPKRAVIAGDLGYITVEDYPRADEAVITYLNGTVEKISCGHKNKALLYEVEDMNNSILNLNKADDLNSLNLSKDVMSIMDEIRRQWGISYGKSDEI, encoded by the coding sequence ATGAAAAGTTTGAAATGGGCTATATTAGGACCAGGGCTTATTGCGAAAGACTTTGCAGCAGCAATAACGGAAGTAAATGGAGAAATATATGCAGTAGGTTCTCGTTCCTATGATAGAGCTGAAGCCTTTGCTAATCAATATGGAATAAGCAAGGCGTATGAAAATTATGAAGAAATGTTAAAGGATGAAGTTATAGATGTAGTTTATATATCTACACCACATAGCAATCATTATGAATATATCATGATGGCCTTAAAGTATAATAAACATGTAATTTGTGAGAAGGCAATAGTACTGAATGGAAGTCAATTGAAAAATATCATTGCTTTAGCAAAAGAGAAAAATCTAGTTGTAGCAGAAGCTATGACCATATATCATATGCCATTATTTAAAAAGTTAAAAAATCTAATAAACGAGGGCGCAATTGGTCAGTTAAAGATGATAAATGTTTCATTTGGAAGCTGTAAGGAATATGATATTACAAATAGATTTTTTAATAAGGAGTTGGCTGGCGGGGCTTTATTTGATATTGGAAGTTATGCGTTATCTCTTACAAGAATGTTTTTGTCAGAACAACCTGATGTCGTGATGACAACAGTTAAAAAATTTGAGACTGGTGTAGATGAACAATCCGGCATAATTTTAAAAAATTCAAAGGATGAGATGGCTGTAGTTACGCTGACAATGAGAGCTAAGTTGCCTAAAAGAGCAGTTATAGCGGGGGACCTAGGATATATAACAGTGGAGGATTATCCAAGAGCAGATGAAGCTGTTATAACATATCTAAATGGAACAGTAGAGAAGATAAGTTGCGGCCATAAGAATAAAGCACTATTATATGAAGTAGAAGATATGAATAATAGTATTTTAAATTTAAATAAGGCTGATGATTTAAATAGCTTAAATCTTTCTAAGGATGTTATGAGTATAATGGATGAAATCAGGAGACAATGGGGTATATCCTATGGTAAATCAGATGAAATTTAA